In Bifidobacterium actinocoloniiforme DSM 22766, a genomic segment contains:
- a CDS encoding RCC1 domain-containing protein, giving the protein MSRFRAASAAFAALAMILLGGNAAARPAHAEPNHLTRSGAPASQTVNGFTLTPTKGPANQDATATLTPPAPPTNLRFTRISAGCWHNLAIGSDGNTYAWGGNLVGQLGDDTATDRSTHSTPTRVHAPAGVRFTQISAGYEYSLAIGSDGNTYAWGSNDSGQLGDETGGDSSKPVRVHAPTGVTFTQISAGNDHSLAIGSDGNTYAWGSNSYGKLGDETPSDSSKPVRVHAPAGVRFTQISAGNWHSLAIGSDGNTYAWGSNVFRQLGDETGSDSNKPVRVHTPAGARFTQISAGYYHSLAIGSDGNTYAWGYNTYGQLGDETGSDSNKPVRVHTPAGARFTQISAGFYHSLAIGSDGNTYAWGNNMLSQLGDETTSNSSKPVLVHAPAGARFTQISAAYYDSLALDSDGHAYSWGYNEYGKLGDGTTNPHSKPATMLTPRYVIDNVTFGGASVASKTVNATTGARDMHVPQHTPGAVDVTVAYHLDGLDVNGRVASPNYQSGTVTLNYTYATAYTVSFQLGDAAGHTTSQAPASQYSYPDDPRPITYPEPDPAWAGHWFDGWAKPDGSLWNFNTPVTSNMTLTAKWRTPQFTMTPTRGPDTGGTTVHITPPDPPRPLRFTQVSASTYHSLAIGTDGNTYAWGYNFNGQLGDGTTNDSSAPVRVNTPPGVRFTSVSAGNYHSLAISSDGHAYSWGRNSNGQLGDGGSSDRNTPAPVHAPASGNPANTWKTISAGYYHSLAIATDGHAYSWGRNSNGQLGDGGSSDRNTPAPVHAPDSGNPANTWKTISAGNYHSLAIATDGHAYSWGWNRNGQLGDGGSSDRNTPAPVHAPDSGNPANTWKTISAGSNHSLAIATDGHAYSWGWNRNGQLGDGGSSDRNTPAPVHAPASGNPTDTWTAISAGGWHSLAISGDGHAYSWGWNSNGQLGDGGSSDRNTPAPASPAADGTATWTAISAGGWHSLAIATDGHAYSWGANGYGQLGDTTTTERHTPTPTTRAITITGTTFEPTNAPTPTWNPTTHTWDTTSPTHPEGQATVTIHWTLDGATQPDYTLTYDYTHYYTLPKAGGAPTQQLAGATLLTLTTLTALTLTSHHITRKHHHTHQPTTTTTTTSGR; this is encoded by the coding sequence ATGAGTCGTTTCCGCGCCGCCAGCGCCGCATTCGCGGCCCTGGCCATGATCCTCCTGGGGGGCAACGCGGCGGCCCGGCCCGCCCACGCTGAACCCAACCACCTGACCCGATCAGGAGCCCCCGCCTCGCAAACCGTGAACGGCTTCACCCTCACCCCCACCAAAGGCCCCGCCAACCAAGACGCCACCGCCACACTCACACCACCAGCCCCGCCAACCAACCTGCGCTTCACCCGAATCAGCGCAGGCTGCTGGCATAACCTGGCCATCGGCTCGGACGGCAACACCTACGCATGGGGAGGCAACCTCGTTGGCCAGTTAGGCGACGACACCGCCACCGACCGCAGCACCCACAGCACGCCCACGCGAGTGCACGCGCCAGCCGGCGTGCGCTTCACCCAAATCAGCGCAGGCTACGAGTACAGCCTGGCCATCGGCTCGGACGGCAACACCTACGCCTGGGGAAGCAACGACTCCGGTCAGCTGGGCGACGAAACCGGTGGCGACAGCAGCAAACCGGTGCGCGTGCACGCGCCAACCGGCGTGACCTTCACCCAAATCAGCGCAGGCAACGATCACAGCCTCGCCATCGGCTCCGACGGCAACACCTACGCTTGGGGAAGCAACAGCTACGGCAAGCTGGGCGACGAAACCCCTAGCGACAGCAGCAAACCGGTGCGCGTGCACGCGCCAGCCGGCGTGCGCTTCACCCAAATCAGCGCAGGCAACTGGCACAGCCTGGCCATCGGATCGGACGGCAACACCTACGCATGGGGAAGCAACGTGTTCCGCCAGCTGGGCGACGAAACCGGTAGCGACAGCAACAAACCGGTGCGCGTGCACACGCCAGCCGGCGCGCGCTTCACCCAAATCAGCGCAGGCTACTACCACAGCCTGGCCATCGGATCGGACGGCAACACCTACGCATGGGGATACAACACTTACGGCCAGCTGGGCGACGAAACCGGTAGCGACAGCAACAAACCGGTGCGCGTGCACACGCCAGCCGGCGCGCGCTTCACCCAAATCAGCGCAGGCTTCTACCACAGCCTGGCCATCGGATCGGACGGCAACACCTACGCATGGGGAAACAACATGCTCAGCCAGCTGGGCGACGAAACCACTAGCAACAGCAGCAAACCGGTGCTCGTGCACGCGCCAGCCGGCGCGCGCTTCACCCAAATCAGCGCAGCCTACTATGACAGCCTGGCCCTCGACTCGGACGGCCACGCCTACAGCTGGGGATACAACGAATACGGCAAGCTGGGCGACGGCACCACCAACCCCCACAGCAAGCCCGCGACGATGCTCACGCCCCGGTATGTGATCGACAACGTCACCTTCGGCGGGGCAAGCGTCGCCAGTAAGACCGTCAACGCCACCACCGGCGCGCGGGACATGCACGTGCCCCAGCATACCCCGGGCGCCGTCGACGTGACCGTCGCCTACCATCTCGACGGCCTCGACGTGAACGGCAGGGTCGCCAGCCCCAACTACCAGTCCGGCACGGTCACCCTGAACTACACGTACGCCACAGCGTACACCGTCAGCTTCCAACTGGGCGACGCCGCCGGGCACACCACCAGCCAGGCGCCCGCCAGCCAGTACTCGTACCCGGACGACCCGCGGCCCATCACCTACCCCGAGCCCGACCCGGCCTGGGCGGGCCACTGGTTCGACGGGTGGGCCAAACCCGACGGCAGCCTGTGGAACTTCAACACGCCCGTCACTTCCAACATGACCCTGACCGCCAAATGGAGGACCCCGCAATTCACCATGACCCCCACCCGGGGCCCGGACACCGGCGGCACCACCGTCCACATCACGCCCCCCGACCCGCCGCGGCCCCTGCGGTTCACCCAGGTCAGCGCCAGCACCTACCACAGCCTGGCCATCGGCACCGACGGCAACACCTACGCCTGGGGGTACAACTTCAACGGCCAGCTCGGCGACGGCACCACCAACGACAGCAGCGCGCCCGTACGCGTGAACACGCCCCCAGGCGTGCGGTTCACCAGCGTCAGCGCAGGCAACTACCACAGCCTCGCCATCAGCAGCGACGGCCACGCCTACAGCTGGGGGCGCAACAGCAACGGCCAGCTCGGCGACGGCGGCAGCAGCGACCGCAACACGCCCGCGCCCGTCCACGCCCCCGCCAGCGGCAACCCCGCCAACACGTGGAAAACCATCAGCGCCGGCTACTACCACAGCCTCGCCATCGCGACGGACGGGCACGCCTACAGCTGGGGGCGCAACAGCAACGGCCAGCTCGGCGACGGCGGCAGCAGCGACCGCAACACGCCCGCGCCCGTCCACGCGCCCGACAGCGGCAACCCCGCCAACACGTGGAAAACCATCAGCGCAGGCAACTACCACAGCCTCGCCATCGCGACGGACGGGCACGCCTACAGCTGGGGATGGAACAGAAACGGCCAGCTCGGCGACGGCGGCAGCAGCGACCGCAACACGCCCGCGCCCGTCCACGCGCCCGACAGCGGCAACCCCGCCAACACGTGGAAAACCATCAGCGCAGGCTCCAACCACAGCCTCGCCATCGCGACGGACGGGCACGCCTACAGCTGGGGATGGAACAGAAACGGCCAACTCGGCGACGGCGGCAGCAGCGACCGCAACACGCCCGCGCCCGTCCACGCCCCCGCCAGCGGCAACCCCACCGACACCTGGACCGCCATCAGCGCAGGCGGCTGGCACAGCCTCGCCATCAGCGGCGACGGCCACGCCTACAGCTGGGGATGGAACAGCAACGGCCAGCTCGGCGACGGCGGCAGCAGCGACCGCAACACGCCCGCGCCCGCCAGCCCGGCCGCCGACGGCACCGCCACCTGGACCGCCATCAGCGCCGGCGGCTGGCACAGCCTCGCCATCGCGACGGACGGGCACGCCTACAGCTGGGGAGCCAACGGCTACGGCCAACTCGGCGACACCACCACCACCGAACGACACACCCCCACCCCAACCACACGCGCCATCACCATCACCGGCACCACCTTCGAGCCCACCAACGCCCCCACACCCACCTGGAACCCCACCACCCACACCTGGGACACCACCAGCCCAACCCACCCCGAAGGACAAGCCACCGTCACCATCCACTGGACCCTCGACGGCGCCACCCAACCCGACTACACCCTCACCTACGACTACACCCACTACTACACCCTGCCCAAAGCAGGCGGCGCCCCCACCCAACAACTCGCGGGAGCCACCCTCCTCACCCTCACCACCCTCACCGCCCTCACCCTCACCAGCCACCACATCACCCGCAAACACCACCACACCCACCAACCCACCACCACCACAACAACCACCAGCGGCAGGTGA
- a CDS encoding Fic family protein: MADAYRSLAREYHADRSANILSNHKELERQRLESTSSFRTGIETSFGELFVAMSRDLVLKLEDVLTTDKRIALMWKDAYPEFRDSYIEEAISDELLNTNLMEGVRSTRKETKAAVEAIYGARKGSATPRFGEFARLYKELVNSADTDSRTDRTKMPKDLADIRRVYDAIALDGVPDADKPDGELFRKGSVEIEGPRGVEHAGVSGEVNIGAMLMQMLGLVFSREIPHIPAVIMSHFLFEYIHPFYDGNGRTGRYLLSLYLNEDLSLPVVLSLSRVMAEHRSEYYQAFREAQDKLNCGELTQFVITFLGFIQEAQDDFMKAFGRQLEERTQISPLCESIGRERGLTGPATRILESVFREAVLGTRKGVGLGDLSQELGRSKQSVRIHVGELLEKGLAVYTKRRPLMITVSHAALGRFYAQG, from the coding sequence ATGGCGGATGCTTACAGGTCATTGGCGAGGGAGTACCACGCCGATAGGTCGGCGAATATCCTGTCGAATCACAAAGAGCTCGAGCGCCAGCGGTTGGAGTCCACCTCCTCCTTCCGTACGGGCATAGAAACGAGCTTTGGTGAGCTCTTCGTGGCCATGTCGCGCGATTTGGTGCTCAAGCTTGAGGACGTTCTGACGACAGACAAGCGGATCGCCTTGATGTGGAAGGACGCCTATCCCGAGTTCCGCGACTCGTACATAGAGGAGGCAATTTCCGACGAGCTGCTGAACACCAACCTGATGGAGGGGGTGCGCAGCACCCGCAAAGAGACCAAAGCCGCGGTGGAGGCCATCTACGGCGCCCGTAAGGGTTCCGCGACCCCGCGGTTCGGCGAGTTCGCCAGGCTCTACAAGGAGCTGGTGAACAGCGCCGATACCGATTCCCGCACTGACCGCACGAAGATGCCGAAGGACTTGGCTGATATTCGCCGGGTCTACGACGCCATCGCCCTTGACGGGGTGCCCGATGCGGACAAACCCGACGGAGAGCTCTTTCGCAAAGGAAGCGTCGAGATAGAGGGGCCCCGGGGTGTGGAGCATGCAGGCGTGTCCGGCGAGGTCAATATCGGCGCGATGCTGATGCAAATGCTGGGACTGGTCTTTTCGCGCGAGATTCCGCACATACCGGCAGTCATCATGTCCCACTTCCTCTTTGAGTACATCCACCCCTTCTATGACGGCAATGGGCGGACAGGCCGCTACCTGCTGTCCCTGTACCTCAACGAGGATTTGTCCTTGCCTGTCGTGCTCTCTCTGTCGCGGGTCATGGCGGAGCACAGAAGCGAGTACTACCAGGCGTTTCGCGAAGCCCAGGATAAGTTGAACTGCGGCGAGCTCACCCAGTTCGTAATCACCTTCCTCGGGTTCATCCAAGAAGCCCAGGATGATTTCATGAAGGCCTTTGGCAGGCAGCTTGAAGAGAGGACCCAGATTTCCCCCCTGTGCGAAAGTATCGGGAGGGAGAGGGGCTTGACGGGTCCGGCCACCCGCATCCTTGAGAGCGTCTTCAGGGAGGCGGTTCTGGGCACGCGCAAGGGTGTCGGCTTAGGCGATTTGTCTCAGGAGCTCGGGCGCAGCAAGCAGAGCGTCAGAATCCATGTCGGCGAGCTCCTGGAAAAGGGGCTCGCCGTGTACACCAAGCGCAGGCCTTTGATGATAACGGTTTCACACGCCGCCCTGGGCCGCTTTTACGCGCAAGGCTAG
- a CDS encoding mechanosensitive ion channel family protein → MNWLLAAGAEQKAEQTANLAQTWLERNFGHIVLLAIVIICAALASRCVSVVMKRTLEHTVIPSASIFVNIVKAVIWIFAAACVLQPVFGINPTTVATALGVSGLALSLGLKDTIANIVGGFGLMLSKVIQPGDIISIQGITGTVEDITWRHTIVADRTGNQMWIPNSVLNTTALEKIPPLSESAATVSFTVRGGQDLDRCAQSIAQRVETATSAMMLPGKPPVVQFQGFSPYGATGQVVMFAKPGVAASDMQDAATRALSNQPYLVQDSAD, encoded by the coding sequence ATGAACTGGTTGCTGGCGGCGGGCGCCGAGCAGAAGGCCGAACAGACCGCTAACCTGGCGCAGACCTGGCTGGAGCGCAACTTCGGGCACATCGTCCTGCTGGCCATCGTCATCATCTGCGCAGCCCTGGCCTCCCGCTGCGTCTCGGTGGTCATGAAGCGCACCTTGGAGCACACGGTCATCCCATCGGCGTCGATTTTCGTCAACATCGTCAAGGCGGTCATCTGGATTTTCGCGGCGGCCTGCGTGTTGCAGCCGGTCTTCGGCATCAATCCGACGACGGTGGCCACGGCCCTTGGCGTCTCCGGTTTGGCCCTGTCGCTGGGCTTGAAGGACACGATCGCGAACATCGTGGGCGGCTTCGGCCTGATGCTCAGCAAGGTGATTCAGCCTGGCGACATCATCTCCATCCAGGGCATCACCGGCACGGTGGAAGACATCACCTGGCGGCACACGATCGTGGCCGATCGCACCGGCAACCAGATGTGGATTCCCAATTCGGTGCTCAACACCACCGCCCTGGAGAAGATCCCGCCCCTGAGCGAATCAGCGGCCACGGTCTCCTTCACGGTGCGCGGCGGCCAGGACCTGGACCGTTGCGCCCAGTCAATCGCCCAACGGGTCGAGACCGCCACCAGCGCCATGATGCTGCCCGGCAAGCCGCCCGTCGTCCAGTTCCAGGGCTTCTCCCCGTACGGGGCGACGGGCCAGGTGGTCATGTTCGCCAAACCGGGCGTAGCCGCCAGCGACATGCAGGACGCCGCCACCCGAGCCCTCTCCAACCAGCCCTACCTGGTCCAAGACAGCGCCGACTAG
- a CDS encoding GNAT family N-acetyltransferase yields MRTQTYRRLPDQARRIRELVFMREQGFHDEFDALDDLSTHMLAFADADGLAGGEQGDPARREAIATCRFFPSDPQGRFDAGGRSRQYTIGRLAVLKDHRGNHVGAALLTAAEAAITGHGGERVLLHAQEQAEGFYRSLGYEPTGLRDLDEGCPHMWMSKRLGGGSAGRAEHRQGQEPGRGQGELA; encoded by the coding sequence ATGCGCACGCAGACCTACCGAAGGCTGCCGGACCAGGCCCGCCGCATCCGCGAGCTCGTCTTCATGCGAGAGCAGGGCTTCCACGACGAATTCGACGCGCTCGACGACCTGAGCACCCACATGCTGGCCTTCGCCGATGCAGACGGACTCGCGGGCGGCGAACAGGGCGACCCCGCCAGGCGGGAGGCCATCGCCACCTGCCGGTTCTTCCCCAGCGACCCGCAGGGCCGGTTCGACGCCGGCGGACGCTCAAGGCAGTACACCATAGGCCGCCTCGCCGTGCTCAAAGACCACCGTGGCAACCATGTGGGCGCGGCCCTGCTGACCGCGGCCGAAGCCGCGATCACCGGGCACGGGGGCGAGCGGGTGCTCCTCCACGCCCAGGAGCAGGCGGAGGGTTTCTACCGCAGTCTCGGCTATGAGCCGACCGGCTTGCGCGATTTGGACGAAGGCTGCCCGCACATGTGGATGAGCAAGCGCCTGGGCGGCGGGAGCGCCGGGCGGGCCGAGCACAGGCAAGGGCAAGAACCAGGGCGAGGGCAGGGGGAATTGGCATGA
- a CDS encoding sugar O-acetyltransferase, with product MAADTMNQANQRDARGERERMLAGEPYNAADPGLSAMRAKAHELCRRYNALSEAASQEREAIMKELVGGIGADSEILGPVFFDYGVFTTIGERVFANFNFSVLDVCPVTIGSNVMFGPNVSLMTPLHPLCWEDRNLREAESGELFDYEYGAPITIGSNCWLAANVTVTGGVTIGEGSVIGAGSVVTHDIPPHSLAYGTPCRVARQLTEADRMALPTRFPERS from the coding sequence ATGGCAGCCGATACGATGAACCAAGCCAACCAGCGGGACGCGCGCGGAGAGCGCGAGCGGATGCTGGCCGGGGAGCCCTACAACGCCGCTGACCCCGGACTGTCCGCCATGCGCGCCAAGGCCCACGAGCTCTGCCGGCGCTACAACGCGCTGTCTGAGGCCGCCAGCCAGGAGCGCGAGGCCATCATGAAGGAACTGGTGGGCGGCATAGGCGCGGACAGCGAGATCCTGGGGCCGGTCTTCTTTGACTACGGCGTATTCACGACCATAGGGGAGCGGGTCTTCGCCAACTTCAACTTCAGCGTGCTGGACGTGTGCCCGGTCACGATCGGCAGCAACGTGATGTTCGGGCCGAACGTCTCCCTGATGACGCCCCTGCACCCCCTGTGCTGGGAGGACCGAAACCTGCGTGAGGCCGAGTCCGGCGAGCTCTTCGACTACGAGTACGGCGCCCCCATCACAATCGGATCCAACTGCTGGCTGGCCGCGAATGTGACTGTGACCGGCGGCGTCACGATTGGCGAAGGCTCCGTCATCGGCGCCGGCTCGGTCGTCACCCACGACATCCCGCCCCACTCCCTGGCCTATGGCACCCCCTGCCGTGTCGCCCGCCAGCTGACTGAGGCGGACCGTATGGCCCTCCCCACCCGGTTCCCCGAGCGCTCCTAG
- a CDS encoding MarR family winged helix-turn-helix transcriptional regulator → MSYAEEAFDELSRLVMEHRAVVPEKVDRSIRGEAVILRALEKFGRLTPSQLCKVARLSSGRVSSLLRSLEGKGCVSRTADDEDRRNVHVSITEVGRERNRQAYGMMRRDICWVFGQMGQAQASEFLRLCALFDRYVAERCESRISQAGRRRPVP, encoded by the coding sequence ATGTCCTATGCCGAGGAAGCCTTCGATGAGCTCTCGCGCCTGGTCATGGAGCACCGGGCCGTCGTGCCGGAGAAGGTGGACCGGTCCATCCGTGGGGAAGCCGTCATCTTGCGGGCCTTGGAGAAGTTCGGGAGACTGACGCCTTCGCAACTGTGTAAAGTCGCCCGGCTCAGCTCGGGGCGGGTCTCCTCGCTCTTGCGCTCGCTGGAGGGCAAGGGCTGCGTCAGCCGGACTGCCGACGACGAGGACCGCCGCAACGTGCATGTCTCAATCACCGAGGTCGGCAGGGAGCGTAACCGTCAGGCCTACGGCATGATGAGACGAGACATATGCTGGGTTTTTGGGCAGATGGGACAGGCGCAAGCCAGCGAGTTCCTGAGGTTGTGCGCCCTCTTCGACAGGTATGTGGCTGAGCGCTGCGAAAGCCGCATAAGCCAAGCCGGCCGGAGGCGGCCTGTGCCCTGA
- a CDS encoding ABC transporter ATP-binding protein, giving the protein MIRICRYLSKAELGQLVLVVGFIVAQVWLDLKLPDYMADITRQVETPGSQMSEIWKSGGKMLLVSLLSLVCAVLTSYFAVRVASSFSQRLRSLEFAKVESFSTAEMGRFSTASLITRSTNDVTQVQMFITMGLMMLIKAPIMAVWAVCKIAGKGYEWTMATGISVVILLVVVGLLMVFVMPRFKRMQSLTDNINQVARENLTGLKVVRAYNAEDYQEDKFTRANDELTGTQLSTTRAMSIMMPVMNTIMNGLMLAVYWIGAYLINAAGMMDRITLFGNMVVFSSYAVQVIMSFLLMSMVFVLWPRADVSAHRIMEVLDTRPSIADGQQASGKPGERGQVTFRDVSFTYPGASAPILEHVDFSVGQGRTVAFIGSTGSGKSTLVNLVPRFADVSSGQVLVDGVDVRDYQVKALRDKIGYVPQQSFMFRGTVESNVAYGDQADGVSEQEKLERVKQAVGVAQAEEFVSGMPDTYRSAISQGGSNVSGGQKQRLSIARAVWRKPEILIFDDSFSALDFKTDRQVRDALKDQMKGATMMIVAQRIGTIMDADQILVLDQGRVVGKGTHQELLKTCPVYQQIAKSQLTEKELAA; this is encoded by the coding sequence ATGATACGAATCTGTCGATACCTGTCCAAGGCGGAGCTGGGCCAGCTGGTCCTGGTGGTCGGCTTCATCGTGGCCCAGGTCTGGCTGGACCTGAAGCTGCCGGACTATATGGCCGACATCACCCGCCAAGTCGAGACTCCGGGAAGCCAGATGAGCGAGATTTGGAAGTCCGGAGGCAAGATGCTCCTGGTCTCGCTGCTCTCCCTGGTGTGCGCGGTATTGACCTCCTACTTCGCTGTGCGCGTGGCCTCCTCCTTCTCCCAGCGCTTGCGCTCGCTGGAGTTCGCCAAGGTGGAGTCCTTCTCCACAGCCGAGATGGGCCGTTTCTCCACCGCCTCGCTGATCACGCGCTCCACCAACGACGTGACCCAGGTGCAGATGTTCATCACCATGGGTCTGATGATGCTGATCAAGGCGCCGATCATGGCCGTGTGGGCGGTCTGCAAGATCGCGGGCAAGGGCTATGAGTGGACTATGGCCACCGGCATCTCCGTGGTCATCCTGCTGGTCGTCGTCGGGCTGCTGATGGTCTTCGTCATGCCTAGGTTCAAGCGGATGCAGTCCCTGACCGACAACATCAACCAGGTGGCCCGCGAGAACCTGACCGGCCTGAAAGTCGTGCGCGCCTACAACGCGGAGGACTACCAAGAGGATAAGTTCACCCGGGCCAACGACGAGCTGACCGGCACCCAGCTTTCCACCACACGCGCCATGAGCATCATGATGCCGGTGATGAACACGATCATGAACGGGCTGATGCTGGCGGTCTACTGGATCGGCGCCTACCTGATCAACGCCGCCGGAATGATGGACCGTATCACCCTGTTCGGCAACATGGTGGTCTTCTCCTCCTACGCGGTGCAGGTCATCATGTCCTTCCTGCTGATGAGCATGGTCTTCGTCCTGTGGCCTAGGGCCGACGTCTCCGCCCACCGCATCATGGAGGTCCTGGACACCAGGCCCTCGATCGCCGACGGCCAGCAGGCCTCCGGCAAGCCGGGCGAGCGCGGGCAGGTGACCTTCCGCGACGTGTCCTTCACCTATCCGGGAGCCTCGGCCCCCATCCTGGAGCACGTGGACTTCTCGGTGGGGCAGGGGCGGACCGTGGCCTTCATCGGCTCCACCGGCTCAGGCAAATCCACCCTGGTTAACCTGGTGCCCCGCTTCGCCGACGTCTCCAGCGGGCAGGTCCTGGTCGACGGAGTGGATGTGCGCGACTACCAGGTCAAGGCCCTGCGCGACAAGATCGGCTACGTGCCCCAGCAGTCCTTCATGTTCCGCGGCACCGTCGAGTCCAACGTGGCTTACGGCGACCAGGCCGACGGCGTGAGCGAGCAGGAGAAGCTGGAGCGGGTCAAGCAGGCCGTGGGTGTGGCCCAGGCCGAGGAGTTCGTCTCGGGCATGCCCGACACCTACCGGTCGGCCATCTCGCAAGGGGGCTCCAATGTCTCCGGCGGGCAGAAGCAGCGCCTCTCGATAGCCCGGGCCGTGTGGCGCAAGCCGGAGATCCTGATCTTCGACGACTCCTTCTCCGCTCTGGACTTCAAGACCGACCGCCAGGTGCGCGACGCCCTGAAGGACCAGATGAAGGGGGCCACGATGATGATCGTGGCCCAGCGCATCGGCACGATCATGGACGCCGACCAAATCCTGGTCCTGGACCAGGGCAGGGTGGTGGGCAAGGGCACCCACCAGGAGCTCCTGAAGACCTGCCCGGTCTACCAGCAGATCGCCAAGAGCCAGCTGACCGAAAAGGAGCTGGCCGCATGA
- a CDS encoding ABC transporter ATP-binding protein, whose protein sequence is MAARPSRGGHGQMRGRMEKPESFGQAMKQLGRFSKRYIPAVIVAFAFGAVGAACQIVGPDWLKRVTDAIAKGMPAIVHGRPVMASIDLGYVERVCFVLVGLYVGYALLTYVQSWIMATLTQRTAQGLREAISKKINRLPLRYFDRVSYGDVLSRITNDVDAIGQTLGQSLGSLVISITTFVGSLIMMFANDVIMTVVAIGSAVVGGILMMAIMGVSQKYFVRQQIALGDVNGHVEEKYSGHVIVKAYSGERDSIEQFERYNQDLYESGWKSQFLSSLMMPLMNFVGNFGYVAVCVVGASLAMNGKISFGVIVAFMMYIRLFTQPLSQFAQAFQNLQRTAAASERVFGFLDAPEMADESDKRALLGRSADGSPKPVRGQLDFEHVNFSYKPDHPIIKDFTAQAQPGQKVALVGPTGAGKTTMVNLLMRFYELDSGDIRIDGVSTEDVPRWNVHDQFSMVLQDTWVFRGTVKENVIYSKQGVTDEQVVSACQAVGLDRFIRTLPQGYDTVLTDDTSLSQGQRQLLTIARAMVQDAPILILDEATSSVDTRTEELIQKAMDALTVGRTSVVIAHRLSTIRDADLILVMDHGRIIERGTHEQLLKQGGFYADLYNSQFASTELLA, encoded by the coding sequence ATGGCCGCCAGGCCGTCCAGGGGCGGCCACGGCCAGATGCGCGGTCGCATGGAGAAACCTGAGAGCTTCGGGCAGGCCATGAAGCAGTTGGGGCGCTTCTCCAAGCGATACATCCCAGCCGTGATTGTGGCTTTCGCTTTCGGCGCGGTGGGCGCGGCCTGCCAGATCGTGGGCCCCGACTGGCTTAAGAGGGTGACCGATGCCATCGCTAAGGGCATGCCGGCCATCGTCCACGGGCGCCCCGTCATGGCCTCGATCGACCTGGGCTATGTGGAGCGCGTCTGCTTCGTGCTCGTGGGCCTGTACGTGGGCTACGCCTTGTTGACCTATGTGCAGTCCTGGATCATGGCCACGCTCACCCAGCGCACCGCCCAGGGCCTGCGCGAGGCCATCTCGAAGAAGATCAACCGTCTGCCCCTCAGGTACTTCGACAGGGTCTCCTACGGAGACGTGCTCTCACGGATCACCAACGACGTGGACGCTATCGGCCAGACCCTGGGCCAGAGCCTGGGTTCCTTGGTGATCTCAATCACTACGTTCGTGGGCTCGTTGATCATGATGTTCGCCAACGACGTGATCATGACCGTGGTGGCGATTGGGTCGGCGGTCGTGGGCGGCATCCTGATGATGGCCATCATGGGGGTCTCCCAGAAGTACTTCGTGCGCCAGCAGATCGCCCTGGGCGACGTGAACGGCCACGTGGAGGAGAAGTACTCGGGCCACGTGATCGTCAAGGCGTACTCGGGCGAGCGGGATTCGATCGAGCAGTTCGAGCGGTACAACCAGGACCTGTACGAGTCGGGCTGGAAGTCCCAGTTCCTCTCCTCGCTGATGATGCCGCTGATGAACTTCGTCGGCAACTTCGGCTACGTGGCCGTATGCGTGGTCGGCGCCTCACTCGCCATGAACGGCAAGATATCCTTCGGCGTGATCGTGGCCTTCATGATGTACATCCGCCTGTTCACGCAGCCCCTGAGCCAGTTCGCGCAAGCCTTCCAGAACCTCCAGCGCACCGCGGCCGCATCCGAGCGCGTCTTCGGCTTCCTGGACGCACCCGAGATGGCCGACGAGTCCGACAAGCGGGCCCTGCTGGGTCGGTCGGCGGATGGAAGCCCCAAGCCGGTGCGCGGGCAATTGGACTTCGAGCACGTGAACTTCTCCTATAAGCCGGATCATCCGATCATCAAGGACTTCACCGCTCAGGCCCAGCCAGGGCAGAAGGTGGCCCTGGTCGGGCCGACAGGCGCTGGCAAGACCACGATGGTGAACCTGTTGATGCGCTTCTATGAGCTGGATTCCGGCGACATCCGCATCGACGGGGTCTCCACCGAGGATGTGCCCCGCTGGAACGTCCACGACCAGTTCTCCATGGTCCTGCAGGACACCTGGGTCTTCCGCGGCACGGTCAAGGAGAACGTGATTTACTCCAAGCAGGGGGTCACCGACGAACAGGTGGTCTCCGCCTGCCAGGCCGTAGGGTTGGACCGTTTCATCCGCACCCTGCCCCAGGGCTACGACACGGTGCTGACCGACGACACCTCGCTCTCCCAAGGCCAGCGGCAGTTGCTGACCATCGCCCGGGCCATGGTCCAGGACGCGCCGATTCTGATCCTTGACGAGGCCACATCCTCGGTGGATACCCGAACTGAGGAGTTGATCCAGAAGGCCATGGACGCGCTGACCGTGGGCCGGACCAGCGTGGTTATCGCCCACCGCCTGTCGACCATCCGCGACGCCGACCTGATTCTGGTAATGGACCACGGCCGAATCATCGAGCGGGGCACCCACGAGCAGCTGCTTAAGCAGGGCGGCTTCTACGCCGACCTCTATAACAGCCAGTTCGCTTCAACCGAGCTCCTGGCCTAG